A single window of Pontibacillus chungwhensis DNA harbors:
- a CDS encoding DUF4386 domain-containing protein, translating into MNTANTPIQQKAAVISGIALLLMTLAAISAQGFIHSSLVVNEDAATTFKNIQASQSLFRIEILGWLLIILLDIIVSWGFYIVLKPFHHGYALLAGWLRLLYTAILAMAVSHLVITSSAVQNVESGLPPDNFAQQVMRSISSFEDIWSFGLIIFGVHLILVGLVAMSTEKIPKMISILVVLAGFSYSGIHTMYTFLPQIEGLTAQLEWVLMAPMVVGELGFGLWLLVKGRKWTMN; encoded by the coding sequence TTGAATACAGCAAATACACCTATACAGCAAAAAGCTGCCGTCATTTCTGGTATCGCATTACTTCTCATGACACTAGCTGCTATTAGTGCACAAGGATTTATTCACAGTTCATTAGTTGTAAATGAAGACGCGGCTACAACATTCAAAAACATCCAAGCGTCTCAATCCTTATTTCGCATTGAGATACTTGGATGGCTCCTCATTATATTGTTGGATATCATCGTTTCATGGGGATTTTATATTGTTTTAAAACCATTCCATCATGGATATGCTTTGTTAGCCGGCTGGCTTCGCTTACTCTATACCGCCATTCTGGCAATGGCCGTGTCGCACCTTGTTATTACCAGTAGTGCGGTTCAAAATGTTGAATCTGGCCTTCCACCTGATAATTTCGCCCAGCAAGTTATGCGTTCCATCTCATCTTTTGAAGACATATGGTCCTTTGGATTAATTATTTTTGGCGTTCACTTAATTCTTGTTGGCTTGGTCGCAATGAGTACAGAAAAGATCCCTAAAATGATTAGTATTCTAGTCGTCTTAGCAGGCTTTAGCTACTCGGGCATTCATACCATGTACACGTTCCTACCTCAGATTGAAGGTTTGACAGCACAATTGGAATGGGTTCTTATGGCGCCCATGGTCGTAGGTGAATTAGGGTTTGGGCTCTGGCTATTGGTAAAGGGAAGAAAATGGACGATGAACTAA
- a CDS encoding Crp/Fnr family transcriptional regulator yields MKDILIQYMKRFTDLSESQLKELTVDIPVTTYKKGTILLHQGEVPSKCYFVLKGCVRQYAVDEDGNEHTSNFFTEEQSVTIFNQHTTDKSSKYSLSCLEDCTLVVGDLATEQSSYDVHPVLEDMTRKMMQEDMGALRDEFSSFISSTPEERFHALIANRPDLINRVPQYQLASYLGIKPETLSRIKKRVASE; encoded by the coding sequence GTGAAAGATATTCTAATTCAGTATATGAAACGTTTCACAGACCTCAGTGAATCACAGTTAAAAGAACTGACTGTGGACATTCCTGTTACTACGTATAAGAAAGGAACCATCCTTTTGCATCAAGGGGAAGTTCCTTCTAAATGTTACTTTGTCTTAAAGGGTTGTGTTCGGCAATACGCTGTAGATGAGGATGGGAATGAACATACGTCCAATTTCTTCACGGAAGAACAAAGTGTAACGATCTTTAACCAACACACTACAGATAAAAGTTCTAAGTACTCCCTTAGCTGTTTGGAAGACTGTACCCTTGTTGTGGGTGATCTAGCGACTGAACAATCTTCTTACGACGTGCACCCCGTGTTAGAGGATATGACGCGCAAGATGATGCAAGAAGATATGGGTGCGTTGAGGGATGAGTTCTCTTCCTTTATCTCTTCAACACCAGAAGAACGCTTCCATGCTTTAATAGCGAACAGGCCAGATTTAATTAACCGGGTTCCCCAATATCAACTAGCAAGTTACCTCGGAATAAAGCCAGAAACCCTAAGTCGGATTAAGAAACGCGTCGCCTCAGAATAA